ATCTGCAACAACGCATAGTGGTTGAACTCTTCCCTGAAACTGCACATGCCTGTGTTTAGAAAAAGTATGCAGAAAATAAAACCAGAGAATAGAGAGTTCTTACAGCATTTGTTAGAGCTGTTAACATAGATGACCTCCATTTACTGTCTCCATAGGTAGCAATTCTTTCAGGAGGCAGTGTCAGGTGAAAATCGTTAGCAGTAAATTTATTCTGCCTCATCTCAGTATGTTCCATTGCAAGAGTATAGAAGACACTAGTATCAGTATGAGCTGCATGTAAAGGAAGCCGTTCACCCTTGCCAACAATTACCCCTTCCCCTGGAAGGAACCAGACACACTGTTTCCAATGGTCACACCAAGTACCAGTGCCTGGATGAGCATGACAGCTTCATTAGTTTCATAAAACAAAACCAGGGGTTTATTAGTTCATCTCAACAAAGAATATTTTTATCTAGTTCAAAACACACAATGACTATCGATATTGTTTGGCAGATATATATGTGAGACCTTTTAAGCATGTATATGAAAACAGCAAAAAGTAGAATGAGAACATATTTCGTGTCCTATAAATATAATCTGTAAGGAAATGCAAAATATTGCTTATTTAATTGAACCTTTATTATGTTTATTAGAATTAAATATATGCGTCACAACACAAATTTCTCAAGAACCTAACATAACTGAAAGAAGCATGCAGGGGCAGAGCTGTAAAATCACCAATCCAACGAACCCACTGCATATATAGACACTTGATGATTCCCTACTTAAACTGTATAACTTTACTGATAAGACAACAGTGCACTTTCTGCATTTACAATGGCCTAAAATGGAAcattgaaaaaaataagaagcCAAATTTATCATTCATTTAAACCCTTTGTACAACAAATTGATTCACATGTTCGCCAGAAGACAGGTGATGCATGATTATATCATGAAAAGAATCTAACAATAACAATTACAACATAAGCAAAACAAGAAATTGAAAAATgattttggaatttacccatgTTTGTTGGCAAATCTATCCATCTAGGAGCTGTGGAATAAAAGATTGTCCCTTCACGATCAAGCTGAAGCATCCACCTGGACATCCAGAAACAGAGTACATGATGAAGTATAAAAACATCCTAGAAAATGTGACAAGTATCAAGGCCAAGTTAAATTTATTTACCATGATACTACAGCATGAACTCTACCACCATCAATGGCCTCAATGAGGAGCTCAGTTTCCCCATGGCTGTCTGGCCGTTTCCAGAAGTCAAATTCAAATGTTTTGAAGGGTTCTGACAGCTGGATGAATCCTAATTAGAGTGTAAATTAAACCACTTGTATCTCCAAGAAGTCTCTAGAGAAGTGATTATGGTCATTACCAGTTTTATATCTTTGGAGATTGCATCACAATGCATGGGATGTTGCTGCAATTTGACACGTAAAATAGTATCCGAACCATTTGGTACAAGATGGATGCCATCTGATGCTTTTGCTTCattattatataaatcatgCAGCTTCCAAAGGAATTTACTTTCAACCAGCTAAGCGAGGAACAACCAAAATTTGCACAAACAAAAATATGTGATACAGTAAGCTTCCTGTGATTAAGAATCCTCTCTCAACTGTAAGTATAGTCACATCACATGAACAATAATACTAGGAACTAACGAAATAAAAAGATAGGTAAACAGAAAGCTACTTCAATGCATAACAAGCAAAATAGCTACAAATAGCAAACTAGAATAATCATAATTCAAAAGAAAGTTGAGTATATCTATGTTTCAGAAGCCTACTTTTATTAAAATTGCGATAACTTGTCTAAACCTCCACAAGGATGAACACAACATCAAGCATTTTCACGTGTTTCGATGAAAGACATATCAGTTTGGTTTGACTTCAAGTCATTCCTTTGCATGGTTCAATAAATTATTCTTATCTGCagaaattaaaatgaatattttGAACAGGCGAGATCTTTCCAATAAAAGCTTCAAAGAACTGGGGAAACAATTCATTTTGTGATATTTCCGGTCAAGGTTTCAATTTATCATAAACGGGATTCTGCTAGGAACAGAGGTAAATACATCAACCAAAGAGATacaagaaaaaaatgaaatatataaaattaatgaaTATATAGGTTAGCCTAACACCTGGGCATAAATTGTTGCTTTATATGGTACAGTTACTGGATTTTCCACCAGAAGCATGTCATGTGCATTTTGCAGACTCGGTATTAACCCTTCACCCAGTAACTCAGAGTCTAATATCTCACTAACCTGCAGGCAGAAGAATTCTTCAGGATGTCAAGCAAAATAACTAGATACCTGACATGCCTGAGTCGGTATTAAATAAATATCCATTCAAGCTCTGCATTCTTTTATGCattacaatttataaaaattagtCATCATCAACATGATCCATTTACCAATAAAATATGCCTATGTTCTTTGGTTACCATCTCTTATTAGTAGTCTGGCAATCAAGGTAAAGCAAATAAAAACCAGGAGACTAAAAATGCTCATTACAAAAACTCACCAGCACTTCTGCACGTGAAGAAATATCCACACCCACTCTGAGTTCATCAGACCGCTTGTTGATCAAATTTATGTTCCTCCCCATACCATTGAGATGCAGAACTTTTCGCATCAATTTCACCATTGGAAGGTATGACTCACAAGCTGTCACAATCCCATTAGAATTAGGATTTGATGAGTCACCAGCACTCATTGCTCGTGCAGCCATCATAGACAGCAGCCCAGTTCCAGCACTGCGCCATAACAGTAACGAACTTAAACAGCAAAAACAAGCTCTTTCCAAAACGAATTGGCTATAGCAAACATCGCATTATTGAATTTGATGGATAGCAAATCAGAGGTGAACGAAGTAAAAACGAAAATTAAGCTTAATACCCAATGTCAAGCACATGGCAAGGCTTGGTTATGGTCTTTTCAATGGCGTCGCGGAATGCTCTGTTTCTAGTGGAGTCATTGAGCATGTCCAAATACGTCGTCGTAGCAAGGAGATTCTTGTTGGAGTTTCCAacggtttcttcttcttcttcggtgtCGTGTTCTCTGATAATGACCCACTCGGAGTTACCAGTGAGGGGGTCAAGCTTTAGGTGTAAGATGCTTTGAGAAGACAGGGAGGCCATGGCTCGAGCTGGTGCGGAGTTGAGGAGTATGTATTGGAAATGAGTAAAAGGAGAAGCTACACGAAGTAAAGAGGGAGAATGGGTAATTAGGGTTTTGGAGAGTAGAGAAATCATAGCAGCGAAATGGATGCTGGATACTTCGACATGCTGCAAGCGGCGATCGACGGCATAGCAAGCTGCAGGCACCAGGTAGATGGCAACTAAAATGTGTATAGACTAGGGCGAAAATTATTTTGGAATTCAGCTATTTTAAAAATAAGGTTCAGTTTAGTTCAGCCGTTGGGCTACTGCAGTTTGCTGTTTATGCTAGTAGATTATCAAATGTTCGGTAATGATTAATTGATCTTGTTGCTATGCTGTTGATAAAGTAGATATTACTAGATTCAAGTATACTTTTCCATTCGAGTGGGAAGAACTTTAAAGAATGACTTATCATAGTGCAATTAAGTACAAAAACTTCTTGTTGCTCAAAATGTTGCGAATGAGATAGATCATATTTAAATTGGAGCATGATTCATGACTCCAATGAGTATATGAAATATGGTTTAAGTGGAGGGATTACGTGTTACGAAAAATATATAAGATATGTTTATCAAGATTGGAATCACATCTtactaaaaagtaaaaaaagtcGAATATAGAGGATTCAATATCGAATGCATGGCTTTTTAGTCACTCTATAGAATGATGCAAAGTCTAGTAATGTTAAAGAGGCTCTTTCATGCCCCGTAAATAGACAAGTGGATTAATTCAATACAACAACAAATGGACTCTATAAGATTTAACCAAGTTTGAGAGGTAATTGATCTACTAGATGGAAGAAAAGTTGTTGGGAGCAAGTGGGTTCTCAAAGTGAAGCAAAAGACTCATAACATTATTGAAATGTACAAATCTCATCTTGTCGTCGTCAAGGGTTATACGTAATAGGAAGGGATAGACTTTGAGGAATTTTTTTCACCTATTGTAAGATTTACATCTATCAGACTAATCTTAGTTATTGTAGAAAGTTTAGATCTAGAGCTACATCAAATGAATGTAAAGACTTCTTTTCTCAATGGAGAATTAAATGAAAAATTCTACATGGAACAACATGTAGGTTTCATTGAACCAGGTTGTGAATAAAAGGTTTgcaaattgaatagttcaatttataaactcaatattttagacaatgGTACATTCGATTTCATAATCAGATGATTTTGAATGACTTCAATCTAATTGAAGAGACTGTTGTGTCTACACCACGCTTAGGTAGAAAATTTGTCATTCTATCATTACATGTTGATGACATCCTGATAACAGGAAAtgtaattgaatttataaaccAGATCAAAGTTTGGCTCAGCTCAATGTTTAAGATGAAAAATATGGGTGAAGCCACGTATATTATATATTGGAGTTAATATTCCAAGAGatcattttaagaaattatCGGCGCCATCTCAAGAGGCCTATGTTAACAAGGTTCTCGATCGATTCAACATGTGCGGTAGCAAACCCATAGATAGTCTGATGACAAAGGAAATCAACCTCGGTACATATATGATTCCTCAAACACAAGAAGATATAGAACATATGAAACATGTTCCCTATATTGGTGTCATAGGTAGTTTGATGTACACTATTAGGATGGTGAGTAGATATCAGTCCAACCAAGGACTAACATATCGGGCAGCTGTTAAAAGAATATTAAGGTCTGTGGATTATTCTTTCTGTTAGCAAAAAGATCTCAATCTAAGAGGATACACATATGTTGATTGGGTGGAAGACTTTGACGAAAGGAAATTCATGTCAGGCTACGTATTTTTTCTGAGGAATGATGTTATATCATAGAGTAGTAAGAAACAAACGTGTGTATAATTTTCCACTATGGAAGGTGAATCGTACTCCTCAACAATTCAAAAGGTAGTATGGTTGAACAAATTCTTGAATCATCTGAATGTTACTATCTCTAATACTCCAGTTGTACTTAATAGTGATAGTCAATTTGTTATTGCTTTCGTTAAGGAGCAAAGATAACATATCAAGACAAATCGCGTAGAGATTAAGTACCACTTTGTTATGAACCTAATTGCACGCAAAGCAGTTAGTATGAAATATATGTCGATTCATGACATGGTTGCAAATCCCCCTATCAAACCCGTCAAAAGAGATGTTTATGTTAAACATATTAGATCCCAACCATGTCATGAGTCGACGCATACTTCTGTTTCATGTATTTTGTGAACATGAATATTTAATAAAGGTTTCATGAATTTTTAGAAGGTTAAAGCTAGAATTCTTTCTCTTATAATTCTGATCATTGGTTTCTTTCTCTTCTAATTCCGATCATGCTAACAAATTATGGAAGGTTAAAGCTATAATTATTAGAAGGTTTAAGcaacaaaaattcaaatttaactATATGATAGATGCTTCCTAGCATTCATAGTAGGTGGAACTTATGTTCCATTAAACTCAAGCAACAAGGTAGTATCGATAGAGGTGATTTAGAAGGCAACATCACAACAATGGACTTGTGTATTTTTTAATGACATgaaaatattatgtttttttttaataaacttgGTTTGCTTAGCAATATAATTTGATTAATAGACGATGATCGGATGACGGTGATCGAGACAGAGAAAGACGGTgtaagaaaaaagagaaatatgtGAAAAAGTCGATGCTTGAACTTCTGACTACGGAATGAAGTTAACTCATGGTTAGATTGAACAATCGCAAAAtcagaagaaaaagaaacctCAACAATAATAATCACAAAATTACAATAGGAAGAAATCATAATAGGAAGAGGAAGAACTATGTTAACCGATTGGAAgataaaattgaaagaaaaacaTGAAGAGAGATGTTGCTGAATGAAATGAGAAATGTTGTTACTGAAGGAAGTTACCACACTTGAAATtagagttaattttttttttttggtagaaacaggaaatgAAAAAATTAGAGTTAATTAAATGTTAACAAAGTTggaattaaatttaagtgttgaTTAGAATTAAGGTGATATatgtaataaaataaatgagaGACACAGAAGGAATAACcattagatctaacggtgaaaaTTCAAAGCATTCTGAatcttagatttaataagtctagatctaacggtgaatgaacaaattcatttaTTCATTAAGGCATGTGAAATTCCTGTAACCAATTAACAACAAATTTGATCCTAAAGGTACTTGtggtttggaaaaaaaagatgTCACTAAATCATACTAATTGCATATTAATTGACGGTGGAAAAAGAGCAGAGAAATACTTGATACgggataaaatattaaaatcttattttatattttgataacgAGTACAACTTActaatataatatgataaaatTTATGGGCTATTAAATTGTTTATCTAAATAAAATCTAGGGTTAATAGATGTAATGTGGTTTCATACAGTGGCGGAATTAGGACTCCAAATGATccggggctcaaacatatcagcaaaaagaaattcaaaacgtcaaaaaaaaaatcgaaattaatTATGCGGTTGAtgataaattttcaaagtccagcccgttaggactggataaatttttttaagtcTCCAatgcattaaaactgtaaacatgtttttataattattaaaaaataaaataaaaataaataaaaactttttaaaaaatatgagattGAAAGGAGTCAAACATAGGAcctctcaaatagaaataagcatccttaaccatctcatctacctttaaacattaaaataatactacatagagtcaatgtAATTCTCTTCAAAATATTACCAGACAtcattactaatttttttttctcaattctccggCCGCCTGCCGAGGCTCGAGCCCCCCTAACCCCCCCGGTTCCGCCTCTGGTTTCATATATTTACAGACTggtatttatgatatttttttattaaaaaagtaCCCATATAGTTTGTAAAGTTTTCATTGTTTATTGACATTGCCAAATTTATCTGAtaacaatctcaaaatgaaattttttaaaaattatagttgtttagtattatatttactatggaaccacaattttaattgttcaaaatcatcattttttagagtttactctctctaaatattaacttctctctcataaaaaaaacaacatttaaatgacttcaaacctaaaaagttgaagaactaAAGTTGCTTAAACTATCATTTAAATCTTGAAAATTTtataaaacgatgtttttatcaatcaaatttataaaagtcaacaaaaaataaaaaatttacagcCACATGCTTACGTTTGTAACGAAAAATACCACAAATACTCATCTATAAATCCGTAAAATTACGAGAcatctatttgtaattaatccTAAAATCTATTATAAAACTAAATATTCTAATtaaatcccatttaattcaTCAATTACTAgtttaaaatttaaaagaaaaaggaaaataaacagAAAAAAAGACATTCATCTAAATGTTTCAAAAGCTAATCAAATTTTGAAGTGATTCATGTGTTTCAGTCCATCTTTTAAATAAGTTATTTGCACTTTTATAAGTGGTTTAtctttgatttttgtt
The DNA window shown above is from Euphorbia lathyris chromosome 1, ddEupLath1.1, whole genome shotgun sequence and carries:
- the LOC136210524 gene encoding protein arginine N-methyltransferase 1.6, whose protein sequence is MISLLSKTLITHSPSLLRVASPFTHFQYILLNSAPARAMASLSSQSILHLKLDPLTGNSEWVIIREHDTEEEEETVGNSNKNLLATTTYLDMLNDSTRNRAFRDAIEKTITKPCHVLDIGAGTGLLSMMAARAMSAGDSSNPNSNGIVTACESYLPMVKLMRKVLHLNGMGRNINLINKRSDELRVGVDISSRAEVLVSEILDSELLGEGLIPSLQNAHDMLLVENPVTVPYKATIYAQLVESKFLWKLHDLYNNEAKASDGIHLVPNGSDTILRVKLQQHPMHCDAISKDIKLLSEPFKTFEFDFWKRPDSHGETELLIEAIDGGRVHAVVSWWMLQLDREGTIFYSTAPRWIDLPTNMGTGTWCDHWKQCVWFLPGEGVIVGKGERLPLHAAHTDTSVFYTLAMEHTEMRQNKFTANDFHLTLPPERIATYGDSKWRSSMLTALTNAFQGRVQPLCVVADDSIFLTVAAAHVSKTAHIISLFPGLREGGAQYLKTVADANGFTADRVNVFLDKKCLTLHDTNQKKVDLLIGEPYFYRYDGMLPWQNLRFWKIRTMLDALLSDDALIMPCKATLKACAMSLPDLWNSRRCLSKIEGFDHSVVNTTLGACGELPPPHESPFLASFIWQCGEIKELSERFTIMEFDFSKTITSHFGEVQVEFTAPGICHGFALWIDWVIDAKNDVVLSTGPDQRHRKQGVKLLAQPVAVSTHGSTEGQCHSAVIQASFDPANGELTIKHGFS